The proteins below are encoded in one region of Brassica napus cultivar Da-Ae unplaced genomic scaffold, Da-Ae ScsIHWf_1002;HRSCAF=1408, whole genome shotgun sequence:
- the LOC125595202 gene encoding 1-aminocyclopropane-1-carboxylate synthase 5-like, whose translation MKQLSTKVTGNGHGQDSSYFLGWEEYEKNPYDEIKNPNGMIQMGLAENQLCFDLIESWLARNPDAASLKRNGQSIFRELALFQDYHGMPEFKKAMAEFMEEIRGNRVTFDPKKIVLAAGSTSANETLMFCLAEPGDAFLLPTPYYPGFDRDLKWRTGAEIVPIHCSSSNGFQITEAALQQAYQQAHKLDLKVKGVLVTNPSNPLGTALTRRELNLLVDFITSKNIHLISDEIYSGTMFGFEQFISVMDVLKDKKLENTEVSKRVHVVYSLSKDLGLPGFRVGAIYSNDEMIVSAATKMSSFGLVSSQTQYLLSALLSDKKFTSQYLEENQKRLKSRQKRLVSGLESAGITCLRSNAGLFCWVDMRHLLDTNTFEAELDLWKKIVYNVKLNISPGSSCHCTEPGWFRVCFANMSEGTLDLALKRLKTFVESTDCGRMISRSSHERLKSLRKKTVSNWVFRVSWSDRVPDER comes from the exons ATGAAACAGCTTTCAACAAAAGTGACAGGCAACGGTCATGGACAAGACTCATCCTACTTCTTGGGATGGGAAGAGTACGAGAAGAATCCTTACGATGAGATCAAGAACCCTAATGGGATGATCCAGATGGGTCTTGCCGAAAATCAGCTATGTTTCGATCTCATCGAGTCATGGTTAGCTAGGAACCCAGACGCAGCTAGTCTCAAGAGGAACGGTCAATCCATTTTCAGAGAGCTTGCTCTCTTTCAAGACTATCACGGCATGCCTGAATTCAAAAAA gctATGGCTGAGTTCATGGAAGAGATAAGAGGAAACAGAGTCACATTTGATCCCAAAAAGATTGTTTTAGCCGCTGGTTCGACCTCAGCGAACGAGACACTCATGTTTTGTCTCGCTGAGCCTGGCGATGCTTTCCTCTTGCCTACTCCTTACTATCCTGG ATTTGATAGAGATCTTAAATGGAGAACTGGAGCTGAGATCGTGCCGATTCACTGCTCAAGCTCCAATGGCTTCCAAATCACGGAAGCAGCTCTTCAACAAGCTTACCAACAAGCCCACaaacttgatctcaaagtcaAAGGAGTTCTTGTCACGAATCCATCGAACCCACTTGGcactgcgttgaccagacgtgAACTTAACCTTCTCGTTGACTTCATCACTTCCAAGAACATTCATCTCATCAGCGACGAGATCTACTCAGGCACTATGTTCGGGTTTGAACAGTTCATAAGCGTGATGGATGTCTTGAAAGACAAGAAACTCGAAAACACCGAGGTTTCTAAAAGAGTCCACGTCGTTTACAGCCTTTCCAAAGATCTAGGGCTTCCTGGTTTCCGCGTGGGAGCGATCTACTCCAACGATGAAATGATCGTTTCCGCAGCGACAAAAATGTCGAGTTTCGGTCTTGTTTCTTCTCAGACTCAATACCTTCTCTCTGCATTGCTCTCAGACAAAAAGTTCACAAGCCAATACCTCGAGGAGAATCAGAAACGGCTCAAGTCCAGACAAAAGCGCCTAGTGTCTGGTCTTGAGTCCGCGGGGATTACTTGCTTGAGAAGCAATGCGGGTTTGTTCTGTTGGGTCGACATGAGACACCTCTTGGACACAAACACATTCGAAGCAGAGCTCGACCTCTGGAAAAAGATTGTCTACAACGTGAAACTAAACATCTCACCCGGTTCGTCGTGTCACTGCACCGAACCGggttggtttagggtttgtttcGCTAATATGAGCGAGGGTACACTCGATTTGGCCTTGAAGAGGCTCAAAACATTCGTAGAGTCCACAGACTGTGGACGGATGATATCAAGAAGCAGCCATGAAAGGCTCAAGAGTTTGAGGAAGAAGACAGTCTCTAACTGGGTTTTCCGGGTTTCATGGTCCGACCGTGTGCCTGATGAGCGATGA